TCCGTACTCTTCCATAACATAATTGGTAATATCTACAATATTATTAATTGGGCGGATGCCGCTGGCAGCCAGTCTCCTTTGCATCCACTGGGGAGAAGGAGCAATGTGAATATTTTTTACCATTCTGGCGCAGTATCTGGGGCACAGCTTTGAATCTTCCACTTCCACTGTCAGATAATCATGGATATCCTGGCTGTTTCCTGTTTCTTTTACAACTGGAGGGCAAAATTCTTTTCTGAAGGTAGCCGCCGCCTCTCTTGCCACTCCCAGCACGCTGTAGCAGTCTACACGGTTGGAGGTGATTTCATATTCAAAAACCACATCTCTCAGTCCCAGAACCTCCACTGCATCCGCCCCTACTAAAGTGTCCTCTGGCAGAATATAAATTCCTGACTCTGGAGCGTCCGGATACATATTTCTGTCAGAACCCAGCTCTTCAATAGAACACATCATGCCGCAGGATTCTATTCCTCTTAATTTGCCTTTTTTTATTTTAATTCCGTCTTCTGGAAGAGGGCCGCCGTCGTGACCGCCTGCCACCTTTCCTCCGTCTAAAACTACGGGAACCTTATCTCCCTCTTTTACATTAGGAGCCCCTGTAACAATCTGAATTGTTTCATTTCCCACATCCACCTGGCAGATAATCAGCTTATCTGCATCCGGATGGCGCTCTATTTTCAAAATCTGTCCTACTACAATCTTCTCCAGGTTTTTATCCAGGCGCTCATATCCTTCTACCTTTGTGCCTGTTAAAGTCATAGCGTCTGTATATTCCTGGGCTGTTACGTCCAGATCAGGTACATATGCCTTAATCCATGATAATGCTGTATTCATGTTTCATTCTCCTTTTTCTTTGTTTGCCCATTACTTTTTACTTATTAAAGCTTATTAAAACTGTTTCAGGAAACGAATGTCGTTTTCATAAAGCAGACGCATATCGTCTATTTCATATTTCAGCAGCGCAATACGCTCAAGGCCTACGCCGAAAGCAAATCCTGAATACTCTTCCGGATCAATGTTGCACATTTCCAGAACGTGAGGATGTACCATTCCGCAGCCTAAAATCTCAATCCAGCCGGAGCCTTTGCAGAAACGGCAGCCCTTTCCGCCGCACTTAAAGCAGGTTACGTCCACCTCAGCGCTGGGCTCAGTAAACGGGAAATGGTGAGGGCGGAACTTTACTTTTGTCTCCGGCCCAAACAGCTCCCTTGCAAATTCTGCTAATGTTCCCTTTAAATCTGCAAAAGTAATATTTTTGTCAATAACAAGTCCCTCAATCTGATGGAAGGAAGGAGAATGTGTTGCGTCCACCTCGTCAGAACGGAATACACGTCCCGGGGCGATCATACGGATAGGCAGCTTTCCCTGTTCCATAACACGTACCTGCACTGGAGAAGTCTGGGTTCTCAGCACAATATCTTTATTTACATAAAATGTGTCCTGCTCGTCCTTTGCCGGGTGATTTGCAGGAATATTCAGTTTTTCAAAGTTGTAAAGGTCATACTCCACCTCAGGGCCCTCCACTACTTCATAGCCCATTCCCACGAAAATTCTTTCTACTTCTTTTAATGCGATTGTATTAGGATGGCTGTGGCCTACATGGTTTTTCTCTGCAGGAAGAGTCACGTCAATAACTTCCTTTTTCATCTGCTCTTCTCTGGCTTTTCTGGCCAAAACAGTTTTCTTTTCCTCCAGCATAGACTCAATGATTTCTCTGGCCTCATTTACCATCTGGCCTACCTTTGGTCTGTCCTCAGGAGCAACGTCCTTCATACTTTTCAATACTGTTGTCAGCTGGCCTTTTTTTCCCAGATATGCAACGCGGATGTCATTGAGGCCTTCTAAAGCTGCGGAAGCTTCAATCTGCTTCAAGGCTTCTTCCTTAATTTTTTCTAACTGCTCTTTCATAATGATCTCCTTTACTTTTTCTTTGGGCGAAAAAAAGAAAACCTCGTTCCTTCGCAAAACGAAGGGACGAGGTTAAATCGCGGTACCACCCTAATTCCTGCCTGTTACGGCAGACACTTTATACTTAACGCGTATTACGTCACAGCTTACTGACAGTCTGTAAAACAATCCTGCTTCAGCCATGCAGCTCCGGCGGGAACTTGGGAACACTTATCTGAACTTGGAAAGGCTTTCAGCCGGTGACCCTTCCTCTCTGAAAGAAAATAAGCTCTTACTTAACGCCATCATTGCTTTTCTTTATAAATCTATGTCATATTCTAACTATGTTTTTTACAAATGTCAAGAGCTTTTTCCCAAGAAGCTGCTTTGGAATTTTTCATCCCAGGCCTTTCCGGCAGGCGGGACTAAATAATTGCGCTCAATGAAGTTATGGAGCATGGCCCCGGCTTCTGCCCGGGTGGCAGTTTTCTGGGGGGTGAGGGCGCCGTTTTCGCAGCCTTTCATCAATCTGCTCCCAACGGCCCACTTAACCGCCTCCACCGCCCAATCCGACACGCTCCCGGCATCGGTAAAGCCGGAAAGATCTCTTGTGGCGGTGAGATCGTACCCTTTATAGCCTGCATAGTTGTAAAACATCACCGCAAGCTGCTCACAGGTCACTGGATCTTCTGGGTGGTAAGTGTTATCCCCATAGCCTGCCGCAATGCCCTTTTGGCTGGCCCAGAGCACTGCATCATAGTACCACTCTGTACCTGGGCCGTAGGCCACGTCGGTGAATGGGCTGTCCCCGGTCACTTCCGGGCTTCCGTCTATATGGTAGAGGAGCACGGCGATCTGGGCGCGGGTGATAACAGCATAAAACTTAAAGGCGGCATCGCTTGTTTCTGAATTTCCCTTTGCAAACACAACCTCAATGGTATGCTGCGCCTCCACGTTCTCAAAGGTGTAGCTGCTTACCGCGCCTACACTCTGGCCGTCCACCAGCACATCAAAAATATAGTAGCCGCCATCCGGGGTAATGGTAAAGGTCTTGTCCCGGCCCTCCCGGACGCCGACACTATAGGACGGGGAGATGGAGCCGCCTGCCCCTGCGGTAGCGGTTATGGTATATTCCGTGCAGCTGGAACCACCGCCTCCACCCCCACCGCTGTTTTTCGTCCATTGTGCATAGACGGTCACGCTTGCGGAAAAGACAGTATCAAGGGTGATCTTATCGCCGCCTGTTTTTGCGGTGTACCAGCCGTTAAAGGAATACCCGCTTTGCGTGGAAGTCGGCAGGCTTGTCAACTTCTTGCCTGTGGTGGTCTGCTCCGCCGGGCTTGTGCCGCCGTTCCCGTCAAAGGTGATCGTGTATTCCGTGGGCGGTGTAGGGTTGTCCTTTTCAAAAATTGCCTTGACGGTCACATTTTCGGCGAGCATGGTAAACTTGTTGTTGGTGATCGTCACGTTGCCGGAAACCACTTGCCATTCCTTAAACTTGTAGCCGCTGCTTGGTGTGGCGGTCAGGGTGACGGTGCTGCCTTCCTGCGCCCACTCAGTGGATGCAGTGACCGTGCCACCGGTGGGAGTTTCTACCGTCACACGATGAACATTACCCGGAAATGTGCCATTCCCGCGGAGGATACCATTGTTGGTTAACGTGCCGTTATTCTGAATGGTGCCGTTGTTCTCGATGGTGCCGTTATTCTCGATGGTGCCGTTATTCTCGATTGTCCCCCTATTGGTAATAGTGCCATTGTTGGTGAGTGTCACGCCGAAATTGATCGTAAGGGTGGAACCCTCGCCGATGGTCAATGTACTACCGGATGGTATTTCTGTATCCTGCGTGATAGCAGTATGGGGGGACTAACGGAAAAGGTATTTTTGTCATAAGTTATGCTCTCAAAAATGATGCCCTTCCAACTATCTCTCCCGGTGGTATCGCTAATCGCCTCTCCTCCTCCGTTCGTATCCTTGCCGCCAGCCGCAAAGATGATTGCGTCGCCGTTTGCGGTAAAAGTGCTGGTATCGCTGCCAGAACATCTAATCCCATCGCCAATACCTGCGCTGTAGTAGGTGGCGGCGTTATCACCAGTACCAATCGTGACGGAAGCGCCTTGGGCACTCACTGTGCCGCCACTAATGGTGATGGTGCCGCCTGCGCCGCTCCGCCCGCCGCCGTTGCCTGCGCCGATGTCGCTTCCGCCGCTGCCAATGCCCGCGCCGTAGTACCCGCCGATTGCGGTCAGGCTACCGGTTTCATCGCCTGTGATAGTCAGCGTCGTGCCATCTGGCACCTGCAATCCTGCACAATACGTGCCGCTTTTCAAGACATTCGTTCCACTAAAGGTCAGGTTGACCTTTGCGTTGTCTTCCAATTTAAAGGCACAGCTGTCGTTGTCGCTGACCTGTATATTCACATCTTGCAGGGTGATGTTGTGGGTGCCGCCTTCCACGGTGATAGTATTGTTCGTTGTCTGTCCGTTTCCAGTGATTTTGTGGCTGGAGCAGTTATCCCCACAGCTATCATCAATCGTTACAGGCTTATCGTTGATGTTATATTCTTCATTTGCCAGCGTATTCATCATGCCGTTGAACACGTCAAACAAACTATCGAAAATCTCCGCTCCAATAACTTCCTCTTTCTGCTCCTCCGTCAGGGCGTTGTAAGCTTCATAAGCCGCCTGCAATTTCTCATAAACCTCCTGCTGTTCCTCCAGGCTCATAACGGCCAGCTCATCCGCCGTGGGGAGCCCATCAATCAGCTTTTTCACGTCCCCGGCGGAAAGCTGCACTGCATTAGAGGGAGTAGCCGTTTCCGGCTTGACTCCTTTACACAAAGCCAGGTCTTCCTCCTCTATTATGCCGCACACAGGGCAGTCCACATTTACATTATCCTCCCAGCAGGGCTCTGTGCAGATACACTCATCCCCGTCCTGCTTAACTTCCTCCCCCGGCTTCTGGGCACTTTGTCCAGAAGCGGAGCCGCTATCCTGTGGATCACAAATCTGGCACACATATTTGCAGGGCGTCCCTTTTGTGGCGGGAGCATAGCCGCAACCGTCATCGTGCTCATGCCGGCAGTCCAATTTTTTGTCACGCACCCGCTGTCCTCGTCGCAGATGTGAGGGCAGTTTTCCGGCTCCCGCTTCTCTGCATTGGAGGGGGTGGCGTCGTCCTCTGATACGCTGTCCTGCAGGTAGCAATCCTGGTCATGCTTATGGATGCAGTTAATCACTTCCCTATAGCAATCGTCTGTATGTTCATAGGTGCAGGGGCTTCCTACCGTCCCTTCGGTATAGCCGCAATCTTCATCATGTTCGGAGTGATGTTTGCATAAGCCGCCTGCACTAATTGCAGCGCCGCTGTCCTGTGCGCTGGTTTCGGCAAGCACCGATTGGGGGCAGAGAGAGAACAGCATTGTGCCGCAGAGCAACAGGCTTAACAACCGTTTTTTCGCTTTCATATCCTCTTTATCCTTTCCTCATATTTTCCCGTAAGACATGAAAAGGGCGCGTCGCGCCCACGGAAAAACCGCGGACGCAGCGCGCCCTTTGTATTAATATTTTCTTTATTGATACAATAAAAAAGGACAGACCTATGCTGTCTGTCTTGAGTATATCGTATAAAATCATAACCTGTCAACCCCTTTTTCCTTAAAAACTGCCCAATACTCCTATTGAACAATTATACCGGCGGCGGCAAAAACAGTCAACACAGTTTGCACCAATGATGTGTTTAATGTTACAAATAATACGTTTTCTCTTGCCCTTTCTTCCAACCTTTGTTAAAATGAAAACAGAAGAAAATACGAAAGGGTGGTTTATCAATGGCAGCTAAAAAAATTGAATTAGAAAAAATCGCAGCGCTTACGAAAGAGCTGTTCCACACCCACTATGAAGGAGATTTGGACAAGTGGTTTTCCTACCTTTGCCCGGACAGCGTTTACCTTGGCACAGGGGAGCCCTTATTATTTGGCGGCGATGCAATCCGGGAGCATTTCAAAGGCTTTACAGGGAAGGAAATCAATATTATACAGGAAGAATATTTTCCGTTTTCTTTTGGGGACAGCGCGGCCCAGGTGTGCGGCCAGATCGTCGTGGAAAGTTTAGAAAGATCTTTCCACGTTATCAATCATTTTACCATCAGTTACCGTATGATTGGAGGGGAACTGAAAATGGTACACCAGCACAATTCCTATGAATATATGCAGCCAAGGGAAAGCAAGGTATTAAATCTGGACGTAAATACTACGCAGTTTGTCCGCAGCCTGCTTTTGGACCGCCCCTCCGGGTGTCGTATTCCCATACGAAGCGGAACGCAGACGATTTTCGTCAATCCCAATACGGTTCTGTATGTGCAGAGCCAGCGGAGGAAAACTGAGTTTGTCTGTATTGACCGGGTGATTTCCTGCAACAGCTCCATCGGAGAGATTGGAAAGGAACTGCCGGATTTGTTTTATCCGCTCCGCCGGGGGTATCTGGTAAATCCATTGTTTATTGTGGCGATCCGGCGTTTTGAGGTGGAACTGATTTCCGGGATCTGTATTCCTGTCCCTGCGTTGACTTATCAGCAGACAAAGCAGGATTTGCAGGGTATGATCAAAGGGAAATAGCCCTCTAAAGCGGGGCTTTATTGATACAAAATATAAAATAAAATTTTTACTAAACCTCTCTGATTAAACAGTACTGCTTTAACGGAAAGTTTTTCTTCATCATTCCATAAAGCTTAAAGCCAAATCTTTTATAAAACTCCAGATTTTTCTCATTGTGAGTTTCCAGAGAGATCATTAATTTATGCTCCTCAGCATACGCGATTGTCTCTTCTAAAAGCAGCGCAGCAATACCGTGATGCTGCATATGAGGGGATACGGCTAAATAAATAATGTGAAGTCTTTGATCCTGATGCAGCTGATCTGTCCAGCTGGAATTTAAATAATCTTCTCCCTTCATAAAGTTGTGAAAGGTTTTTAAAGACGGATCTTCTCTGATTAAACATGTATCTGTATACAAAGCAGCCATGGCCTCAGACAGATAATAACGAAACATATTACATGGCTCCGCCTGATCTGACACCACAATAACTCCATTTAACTGTTTACTGTCTGCAAAAATTTCACAAGTCTGGTAAAACTCATTCATATCCCCGTGAAACAGTTCCGGCATCAGCCGTTTTCGCACTTCTTCATCTGGTATTAATGTTTCATATAAAGGGTCATGTGCAAAACATAAATTTAAAAGTTTTTCTAGTTCAGGAAGATCTTTTTTCTGTACTCTATATAATTTATGGCTATCCATATTTTTTCCACCTTACTGGATTTTATCTTTTACAGCTAAATCTAAAAACGTATTTTCTACTTCTTTGCACAACTTCTCTATTGTTTTTAAAAACAATCCTTTCTGCCGTGCGCACACATATTTTAAATAATCTGTTTCCTCTTTAAAATCTGGTTTCTCAGTCCCCTGTTTTTTCAGCAGATTTTTCACAAGATCATATAAATTTTCGTGCTCCATTAAACGTTTATATCCCCATTTCAGCCTGTCTTCAGGCTGGTTCAGCACATATTCTGTAAAATGGCTGTAAACCTCTTTATCAAACATAAATGCATAGGCGTTATTATCCACCTGATATAACTTTCTCAGGCCTTCTGAAAGTTTCCCTTCTTCTAAATTTTCTGCAGCCCCCTTCAAAAGCTGAATATTTTTCAAAAGAACCTCATGGGAGTACAGCACATTTCCGTACCAGTCAATTCGCACAAAAATATCTTGTTCTTTTTTAAACTTTTTCAGTATCCTTTTTTCTGTTTCCCTGGATTTCAAAAACAGCTCCTCGGCTTCCTCCGTCCGCCCCCTTTCCAGTAAACTGCTGTACTGGCTATTATATTGAGCAATTAAACGGTATTCCTCCTTCGCCGTCTCTTCTCCCTGTTCCAACAGCGCTGAAAGCTTTTCACTTTTCTCATAAAGTCCTAATTCTATTAAGTCCTTTTTATTTTCCAAAGCCCTGGCCGCTCGTTTCATTACAGGAGAAAAACACAAAGGAACTACAGCTGTTCTGTCTAAAGCTTCTATCAGCAAAGCAAACAGCTGATGGTGAAGCAGATAAACCTTCTCATCATAGTAACAGTCATTATCAAACTGGGAATGATAATGTGTTTCCATAAAGCTGCCTCCTGTAAAATCATTGACCATAGACGGAATCCCTGCAATAGCCATGGAAAAATCGTCGGACCATGTTTCAATGGGAGCTGTAACCTTAGTTTCCTCCGGATAGGCCTGAGCTAACACAGGCAGCTTAGAAAGAAATTCTTCTAAATATTCTGTATACTCATAACAACTTCTGATTCTTGCTCTTGTGCCGTGGGCCAAGGCGGGAAGCTCAAAATTCAAGTCTGCAATTACCTGACCGGCCCATTCCGGATGTACGTGAAATACCTGCTCATATGCGCCTGTAGACCAGTCAAAATTAGAGTCCGCCACTCCCCACTCTTCTGCCGCCATGGCGCAGATTATAATTGTATTATGAAACTGGAATTTGCTTTTCTTTAATGCTCTTGCAATGCCAAGCATCATAGAAACCGCTGTATTATCGTCCTGAAAGCCGCTGAAGTAGGAATCATAATGGGCTGACATTAAAACGATTCTTTCAGGATGCTTTCCCGGAATACATCCTGTAATGTTGTATGTAGTGCAATTTCTTTTCACCTGAGAATCCGCGTCTAAATAGACCTTTATTTCCTTCTGGTCCTGCAAAATTTCCTTTAGCTCCTCAGCATCCTTTCTGGATATGGAAAAACCGGGGGCATATTCAGGCCCTGCAATGTCCTGAGCGTTCAAGGCCTTGTGGTCAATCTCCCCATATCCTCCTGCCTGTACTGCAAGCAGTCCTGCTGCTCCTTTTAAATAAGCCTGATAGACCGGATAATTAATCCACCACTCGTCTCTTTGGTTAATATCCGCCAAAACCAGCTTTCCCTTTACATCTCTTCCCCTGTAATCTTCCTCTGTTCCCCTGCCTATATAAACCAGGGAAAACTCCTGGAACCCCTGAGTAACAAAGCTTGTCTGATATGCTCCCAGCTGGATTTGCTTTTTCTTTCCGTCCTTTCCAGTAAAGCACAGCACTGCTTTTTTAAACTCCCATCCGTCTACAGTAACAGCTTCTTTTTTTACATCAGAAAGGCCTATATCCTCCATCTCTTTTTTCAGCATTTCTCCAGTGTCAAACTCTGCCTTAGAGCCGGCTGTACGAAATCCTAAAGCTTCATTAGAGTAAAACTGCTCCATCTTCTTGGCCAGCCTGTAGGAATACTGCACGTCTATATATTTTAAAATTTCTTCCTGTATTTCCATATTAACCGCCTCCTGAATCTACGATTCTTATGTGCTTCATTATAGCACTGTATTTTTTTTATGTATATATAAAATCATATGGCAGAAAATCTCTTGCATATATTTCCTGGTTTGATAAAATAGTGACAGAAAGGGGATTTTACAATGGAAAAAACAACAGCTGAGTACAAAGAACTTTTAATGAATGAAATTGAAAAAATTATTGTAGGAAAAAAAGAACAGATTTCTCTTTTAATTATGTCTGTTTTTTCAGGAGGACACGTACTTTTAGACGACCTTCCCGGCAGCGGAAAAACCACTTTAATTAAAGCTTTATCTGCAGCCATGGGCTGCTCTTTTGGAAGGATTCAGTTTACTCCTGATCTACTTCCCTCAGATATTTTAGGTATGACAGTATTTAATCAGAAAACAGGTGATTTTCAGCTTAGAAAAGGCCCTGTTTTCACTCATCTTCTTTTAGCGGATGAGATTAACAGAGCTATTCCCAGAACTCAGTCTGCTCTTTTGGAAGCCATGGAGGAGCGGCAGGCTACGATTGACGGCAATTCTCTGGCCCTTCCGTCTCCATTTTTTGTAATGGCAACTCAAAACCCTGTGGAGCGAGAAAGTACTTTTCCTCTTCCTGCAGCTCAGATGGACCGCTTTTTTATTAAAATGTCTTTAGGATACCCCAGCCAGGAAGAGGAAAATCAAATGCTTCTGCGCCTGGGTTCTTCTATTCCATTTCACACTATAGACTCTGTATTATCTCCTGAAATTTTGCAGGAAATTTCTCAGGAAATTCAAAAGGTATTTGTAGATGACAAGGTGCGGGATTATATTGTGCAATTAGTCCATGCCACCAGAAATCACAATCAGGTTGATACTGGAGCCAGCCCCAGAGCCTCTTTATCTCTTTTTTCCGGAAGCCGCTCCTGGGCCGCTATGGAAGGCAGGGATTTTGTCACTCCAGATGATGTAAAGGCTATTGCCGTTCCTGTTTTAAGCCACAGAATTACATTAAAAGCCCAGGCTCGTTTTTCTCACGCTGAGCCTGAAGCTGTCATAAAGGAAATTCTGGAAACAGTAAATGTTCCGGCGAGAGTTTCTTTATGATAAGCTCCAGAAAGCTGGCCAGCATTTTTTCTAACCCTGTAGGAGCCGCCGTCTGGGCTGTGCTGGCAGCGATTTTTTCCTATAATCATTTAGGTAAATCAGCCGGTATTTGTCTGATTTTCTGCCTTTTATTTTTCTCTTCCTGGCTGTGGACCAAATATGCCTTATCCCGCCTGGAAATACAGGTTACCTCCGGAACTCAGTGCGTTTTTCCAGGGGAGGAGTTATCTCTTACCTGCCGCAGCGCCAACAGAAAACTGCTTCCTTTAATTTGGCTGGAGCTTTCTTTCCCTCTTGGAGAAAAGGGCTGCGTCCTGGCAAAGTTTGAGGAAAATTCCAAAAAAATCATTATGGAGGAAACAGGGGCAGAGGCAGACTGCGCCTGCGCCTTAATTTCCTGGCTTTTGTGGAACCAGGAGGCAGTGATGGAAATTCCTGTGAAGGCAGTTCGCCGGGGAATCTGCAGCTTTACTCATGTTTACGCCTCCTCCGGAGATCTTTTAGGCCTTGGCTCTAAAGATAAATCCTTTACTTTTCCAGATTCCTCTGCTTTAGTAGTTTATCCTGCTGTTTTTCCTGTGCTGACAGATGATCTTTTGCGCACCTCCTCTGATTTGGAGGCCGGACGTAACGGCTACATGGAAGATGTTACTCTTTTAAAAATGAGTCGGTTATATCAGCCTGGAGATTCTGCAAAGAAAATTAACTGGCGGCAGCTGGCCGGCCAAAATAAAATGTCTGTAAATATTTATGAAACAGTATTTCCCAAGCTGGCTACATTTTTATTAGATCTGCCTTCTTTCAGAAAAGGCACTGTGGAAAAGAATGCCATCAATGCTTCTGATATTTTAGTGTGGCAGCCTTTAGAAAAAGAGCTGGAGGATATGTTAAGTTTGACCGCCTCCTGTATTATCAGCTTAAATAATAAAGGGATTTCCTGCGGTTTGATTATACCGGGAGCCACCCAGGCAGAATCAACTTTTCAGCTTCCCGGAAAAAAAGGGTCAGGTCCCCAGGAGCTTTTATATTCTCTGGCGGCAATTAATTATAAAGTTCAGGATGTGGAAATCCCTCAATTGGAAATTGCCGATTGCTTTTCTATGTTAGGCACCTTATATATTGTAACCTGCTCCTATGAAACAATGACTGTGTCCAGAGATGCATTTGCAGGCTTAGGAAGTATTGCCCTCCTTTCTAAAGAGGCCTCTTCCTCTGACGACACCTGTCCTTTTCAACTGTTTTTAATGGACCATTTAACTGAAGGGGGGAATTCTGCGTGAGACAATATCACCCTGTTCTGGAAGCCATTGGGGAAACTTTAATGGACACTGCGTTTTTCGGGTTTTTTATATTTTTTGCTATGAGGCCATTTATTCAGGATTTCTTTTTTCTTCCTGTGATTGCAATTCTTCTGGCCCTGCGCCTTATTAATTATTTGCTTTTGCGCAGGTCTGTGGCAATAGGTGTATATGGAGGAATGAATCTTTTTCTAGCCTTAGGATTTATATGGTTTTCCATGAATTTTCTGGTCACATTCTCATTTTCCCTGCCCTCTGCCATTGTCTGTATCCTTAGTCTGGCCGCAGTATTTGGGCGCACTGTTTACCTGTCTCTTCCAACAAGCAGACAGACCTTTGGAGCTGTAGGCGTAGATACTTTATTTGTGCTGTGCTTAATCATCAGCATCTGGCAGAATTTTTCTAAAACCCCCGGCCTTTCCTCCCTTATGTCTGTCACCTTGTGGGCTCTTGTGTGGGGAGTGGCAGTTTTAGCCTTTCAGCGGCTTCCAGGATTAAAGGAGGGACAATCCCACGGATTTCCCATTCTTTTTACCGGAGGCCTGGCAGCTATATTCTGCATACTTTCTCTGGCCGCTGCATTTTTAGGAAAAACTGCTTCCCAGGGATTTATTTCCGGATTTCTGGCTCTTATCCGCAGTATTAAGCTGCTTTTCACTGCTGTATGGCATTTTTTCGTCTCTATTTTAGAGAAGCTGTTTTCACTGTTCCCTGAAACCTCAGACGGGTACTTGGAGCCTTATGAAATGTCAGACCAAATGATGGCCGACATGGAACAGCGGGCAGCCAACATGAATCCTCAGGCCTTTTTCCTGATAATAGGAATATGTTTAGCCGCAGCAGCTTTCATAGCCCTATACTGCCTGTGGAAAAAAGGCTTTTTCTCCAGACGGCTGCAAATAAAATCCACCGCCAAAAACGTAACCAGAAAAAGAATATCTGGAGCCGGATTTTTTTCTTCTTTACTTTGCAGAATCGGTGTTTTTTTCAAATGCATTTCTATGATTTTGTTCCGCCCCAGCCACATTTCTACCTTGCTTCTCAGGGCTGAGTGGTATGGAAAGCGCCGCCTTCATCCCAGACGCAGGGCGGAAACTATAGGGGAATATCTGGCCCGCCTAGAGGCTTTGGAAAAGCCAGATAAGGCCTCCTCCTTAAACGAAGCCATTTTGCTTTTAACAGACTACGGAAACCGTTATTTATACAGCAAAAAAACTGTTCGTCTGCCTAAAAAAGATATTTGTAAAATTAAAAAGGCGTTTCCTCTCATTTAGCAGGGGAAACGCCTTTTCATTTTTTATAACTTATTTATAACTTTTTTAACTTATTCCTTTTTCTTCCAGAATACCAGTGATTTCCTCCAGATTTTTCTTTCCAAAATACACATCCTGGTTGTTAATAATCATACAGGGAACACTCATCACTTTATATTTACTTTTTAATTCCGGATAATGCATAAGATCAATCATTTCTCCTGTAATATTGGGAGAGATGGAAGCAGCCTTCTGCACTGCCATTACTACTTCCGGGCACATAGTGCATGACAAAGAAACTAAAACCTTTACATTTATTTT
The window above is part of the Lachnoclostridium edouardi genome. Proteins encoded here:
- a CDS encoding DUF58 domain-containing protein encodes the protein MISSRKLASIFSNPVGAAVWAVLAAIFSYNHLGKSAGICLIFCLLFFSSWLWTKYALSRLEIQVTSGTQCVFPGEELSLTCRSANRKLLPLIWLELSFPLGEKGCVLAKFEENSKKIIMEETGAEADCACALISWLLWNQEAVMEIPVKAVRRGICSFTHVYASSGDLLGLGSKDKSFTFPDSSALVVYPAVFPVLTDDLLRTSSDLEAGRNGYMEDVTLLKMSRLYQPGDSAKKINWRQLAGQNKMSVNIYETVFPKLATFLLDLPSFRKGTVEKNAINASDILVWQPLEKELEDMLSLTASCIISLNNKGISCGLIIPGATQAESTFQLPGKKGSGPQELLYSLAAINYKVQDVEIPQLEIADCFSMLGTLYIVTCSYETMTVSRDAFAGLGSIALLSKEASSSDDTCPFQLFLMDHLTEGGNSA